The following coding sequences are from one Mustela lutreola isolate mMusLut2 chromosome 5, mMusLut2.pri, whole genome shotgun sequence window:
- the IGIP gene encoding IgA-inducing protein homolog produces the protein MCSYYHMKKRSVSGCNITILAVMFSHLSAGNSPCGNQANVLCISRLEFVQYQS, from the coding sequence atgtgcagttatTATCACATGAAGAAGCGCAGTGTGTCGGGCTGTAATATAACCATACTTGCTGTCATGTTCTCCCATCTCAGTGCTGGGAACTCACCATGTGGAAACCAAGCAAATGTGTTGTGCATCAGCCGGCTTGAGTTTGTTCAATATCAAAGCTGA